The Amblyomma americanum isolate KBUSLIRL-KWMA chromosome 6, ASM5285725v1, whole genome shotgun sequence genome has a window encoding:
- the LOC144094712 gene encoding cleavage and polyadenylation specificity factor subunit 4-like, translating to MEEIVAKVGNVVFDVEIALEQQLGALPLPFPGMDKSGAAVCCFYVQGNCSKGSACPFRHVKGDQTVVCKHWLRGLCKKGDQCEFLHEFDMTKMPECYFYSRFKACSNKECPFLHIDPEAKIKDCPWYDRGFCRHGPNCRHRHTRRVMCINYLCGFCPDGPECKFMHPKFDLPVQDPAQQAKKANIVCHYCGEAGHKAISCHKMPAELKEEQHHSRMQFHNHYGGMHRRDHEDGGVANPGGGQRFRPLDQVTCYKCGEKGHYANKCPKGHLAFLSSALHNTPNV from the coding sequence ATGGAGGAAATAGTTGCCAAAGTGGGAAATGTTGTCTTTGACGTGGAGATCGCCCTGGAGCAGCAGCTCGGCGCGCTGCCGCTACCGTTCCCTGGTATGGACAAATCTGGGGCTGCCGTGTGCTGTTTCTATGTTCAGGGAAACTGCAGCAAAGGATCTGCGTGCCCCTTTAGGCATGTTAAGGGTGACCAAACAGTTGTATGCAAACACTGGCTTCGAGGCCTTTGCAAGAAAGGCGACCAGTGCGAGTTCCTTCACGAGTTCGACATGACGAAAATGCCAGAGTGTTACTTCTACTCTCGTTTCAAGGCGTGTAGCAACAAGGAGTGCCCATTTCTGCACATAGATCCCGAAGCAAAGATTAAAGATTGCCCCTGGTACGATCGAGGGTTTTGCCGTCATGGCCCGAATTGTCGCCACCGACACACACGACGCGTCATGTGCATAAACTACCTTTGCGGATTTTGTCCCGATGGACCCGAGTGCAAATTTATGCATCCGAAGTTCGACCTGCCTGTTCAAGATCCAGCACAGCAAGCAAAGAAggctaatattgtatgtcactatTGTGGCGAGGCAGGGCACAAGGCAATATCGTGCCACAAAATGCCAGCAGAGTTGAAGGAGGAGCAACACCACTCCCGTATGCAGTTCCACAACCACTACGGTGGTATGCACCGACGCGATCACGAAGACGGCGGAGTCGCCAATCCTGGAGGCGGGCAGCGCTTCAGGCCACTGGATCAGGTTACGTGCTACAAGTGTGGAGAAAAGGGGCACTATGCGAACAAGTGCCCGAAGGGACATTTGGCTTTCCTCAGCAGTGCACTTCACAACACTCCCAACGTTTAG